From Candidatus Nitricoxidivorans perseverans, the proteins below share one genomic window:
- the rlmN gene encoding 23S rRNA (adenine(2503)-C(2))-methyltransferase RlmN yields MTPTNLLDFDAENLTAWFAQQGEKPFRARQVLRWMHRQGASDFGQMTDVAKSLRAKLAETAEIRGPLLARDSLAADGTRKWLLDVGRGNAVETVFIPEEGRGTLCVSTQAGCALECAFCSTGSQGFNRNLTTAEIIGQLWVANRAMGAVHGDERAISNVVLMGMGEPLANFDNVVAALRLMLDDHAYGLSRRRVTVSTAGVVPAIDRLRDTLPVALAVSLHAPDDALRDRLVPLNRKYPLRELMAACRRYLEKSPRDFITFEYVMLDGVNDADAHARALLALTRDVPAKFNLIPFNPFAGSGFGRPRPERIRRFQEILIEAGMVATVRKTRGDDIDAACGQLAGRVRNKSRRQGGCRIAVRPESLVEEVLP; encoded by the coding sequence ATGACGCCAACCAATCTGCTCGATTTCGATGCCGAAAACCTGACGGCCTGGTTCGCGCAGCAGGGCGAGAAGCCCTTCCGTGCGCGCCAGGTGCTGCGCTGGATGCACCGTCAGGGCGCGTCCGATTTCGGGCAGATGACCGATGTGGCGAAGAGCCTGCGCGCGAAGCTCGCCGAGACGGCCGAAATCCGCGGGCCGCTGCTGGCACGGGATTCCCTGGCCGCCGACGGCACGCGCAAGTGGCTTCTCGATGTGGGCCGGGGCAATGCCGTCGAAACCGTGTTCATCCCGGAGGAGGGGCGGGGCACCCTCTGCGTTTCCACCCAGGCCGGCTGCGCGCTGGAGTGCGCCTTCTGTTCCACCGGCAGCCAGGGTTTCAACCGCAACCTGACCACCGCCGAAATCATCGGCCAGCTATGGGTGGCCAACCGGGCGATGGGCGCCGTTCATGGCGACGAACGGGCGATTTCAAACGTCGTGCTGATGGGCATGGGCGAGCCGCTGGCCAATTTCGACAACGTCGTGGCGGCGCTCCGGCTGATGCTCGACGATCACGCCTACGGCCTGTCGCGCCGGCGCGTGACGGTGTCCACTGCCGGTGTCGTGCCGGCCATCGACCGCCTGCGCGACACGCTTCCCGTCGCGCTCGCGGTGTCGCTGCACGCGCCGGACGACGCCCTGCGCGACCGCCTGGTGCCGCTCAACCGGAAGTATCCGCTACGCGAACTGATGGCGGCCTGCCGCCGCTACCTGGAGAAATCGCCGCGCGACTTCATCACCTTCGAGTACGTGATGCTCGACGGCGTCAACGACGCCGATGCCCATGCGCGGGCATTGCTGGCGCTCACGCGGGACGTGCCGGCCAAGTTCAACCTGATCCCCTTCAACCCGTTCGCCGGCTCCGGGTTTGGGCGCCCGCGCCCCGAGCGCATCCGCCGATTCCAGGAAATACTGATCGAGGCCGGCATGGTCGCCACGGTGCGCAAGACGCGCGGCGACGACATCGACGCCGCCTGCGGCCAGCTGGCCGGCCG
- the ndk gene encoding nucleoside-diphosphate kinase, producing the protein MAVERTLSIIKPDAVAKNVIGKIYSRFETNGLKIVASRMAWLSEREAGGFYAVHKERPFYKDLVKFMTSGPVMIQVLEGENAIAKNRDLMGATDPKKAEAGTIRADFADSIDANAVHGSDGPDTARVEVAYFFPELNVFSGR; encoded by the coding sequence ATGGCTGTTGAACGCACCCTGTCGATCATCAAACCCGATGCCGTGGCCAAGAACGTGATCGGCAAGATCTATTCCCGCTTCGAGACCAACGGTCTCAAGATCGTCGCCTCGCGCATGGCCTGGCTGTCCGAGCGCGAAGCCGGCGGCTTCTACGCCGTGCACAAGGAGCGCCCCTTCTACAAGGATCTGGTCAAGTTCATGACCTCAGGCCCGGTGATGATCCAGGTGCTCGAAGGCGAGAACGCCATCGCGAAAAACCGTGACCTGATGGGCGCCACCGACCCGAAGAAGGCCGAAGCCGGCACCATCCGCGCCGATTTCGCGGACAGCATCGACGCCAACGCCGTCCATGGCTCCGACGGCCCGGATACGGCCAGGGTGGAAGTGGCCTATTTCTTCCCGGAGCTGAACGTCTTCTCCGGCCGCTGA